Part of the Helicobacter bilis genome is shown below.
GACTCTTCAATATGTTCAGAATCTAAAAATACAATTTCAACTTTTGTATCTAGATTTGCCCCCGCATGAGTTAGGGCTTCTAAGAGTGATTTATAAGATTCTTTAAGGGAGAGATATTTACCTACAAAACCTATTGTAATCTGCTTTGTAGGGGATAGAATCTTTTTTACAAGTAAATCCCACTCTCTCATATCTGGTGTAATCTGTAATTGTAAAATGCGTGATAATGGGGCTAATATCCCCTCACTCATAAAGTTTATAGGGCATTTATAAATGCTTTGTGCATCTTCAGCACTAATCACACTATCCGTATCAACATCACATGCAAGAGCTATTTTTTGCTTTGTGTCTTTTGATAATGGGACTTCAGACCTTGCGATAATTATTTGTGGGCTAATGCCTATCCTACGCAATTCCTGCACGCTATGTTGCGTTGGCTTTGTCTTTAGCTCATCAGCAGCTTTAATGTAGGGCACAAGTGTAACATGTATGCTTAATACATTATGTGCGCCTTTTTCATGTTTTAATTGTCGCATGGCTTCTAAATAGGGCATACCCTCAATATCGCCCACCGTGCCACCAAGCTCTACAATAAGCACATCAAAGCCAACACCAGCACGCTTTATACGACTTTTAATCTCATCTGTAATATGTGGCACAATCTGTATAGTTTTGCCTAGATACTCGCCCTTTCTCTCTTTTTCGATTACTGATAGATAGATTTGCCCTGTTGTAAAATTATTATTCCTTGAAAAGCTTGTATTTAAGAATCTTTCATAATGTCCTATATCTAAATCTGTCTCTGCCCCATCAAGGGTAACAAACACTTCACCATGCTCAAGCGGACTCATAGTCCCCGGATCCACATTAATGTAGGGATCAATCTTTAAAATGGATACAGAAAACCCAGCATGTTTCAGTAAAGTCCCAATAGATGATGATGATATGCCTTTCCCAAGAGAGCTTAAAACACCACCTGTAACAAAGATATATTTTGTATCCATATAACACCTTTTTATTTTTTTCGAGTCTATTTTTCAAATGCAATTATAAAATAAAAGTATGTAAAAAGTGCAATGCCCCATCATTTCTCTTAAGTTGTCGTTTTGGTTTTTTGTGTTTGTATGAGATTTGATATTTATTGCGATCATAGTCTTTGCTTAGTTTAGGCTTGTGAATATGTGTGATAAAAGCTTATTTTATTTCTTTATATATGTGTATAGGGCTTTTGCGTAAGAAATAATCCGCATCTTCTCTTCCCAAATGCATAGTTTTTTGCCATTCCTCAAGGCTACAATGCTGCAACATTGAATCTTTCAAATCTTTAATAGCGGTTAAAATT
Proteins encoded:
- the pyrG gene encoding glutamine hydrolyzing CTP synthase; translation: MDTKYIFVTGGVLSSLGKGISSSSIGTLLKHAGFSVSILKIDPYINVDPGTMSPLEHGEVFVTLDGAETDLDIGHYERFLNTSFSRNNNFTTGQIYLSVIEKERKGEYLGKTIQIVPHITDEIKSRIKRAGVGFDVLIVELGGTVGDIEGMPYLEAMRQLKHEKGAHNVLSIHVTLVPYIKAADELKTKPTQHSVQELRRIGISPQIIIARSEVPLSKDTKQKIALACDVDTDSVISAEDAQSIYKCPINFMSEGILAPLSRILQLQITPDMREWDLLVKKILSPTKQITIGFVGKYLSLKESYKSLLEALTHAGANLDTKVEIVFLDSEHIEESKLENLDGILVPGGFGERGIEGKIFAIKYAREKNIPFLGICLGMQLALIEFARNVLKLEDSNSTEFDKECKNPIIYMIEDFLDTEGNKQVRTHNSPLGGTMRLGEYECYLKPNTKISSAYNNLKVVRERHRHRYEANPKYRSLFEENGLIISGECNGLIETIEIAKHNFFVGVQFHPEFTSRLQNPNAIILAFVQQALKYHK